One segment of Niabella beijingensis DNA contains the following:
- a CDS encoding DUF2306 domain-containing protein, producing MQLTKKHKTTAQFLALALLGFFSFLMLEITLRYIPASTRASFLQIKQTEVENLWYYLPVFYTHVYTSMFCLVAGFTQFSRYLLREHRSVHRITGYVYVLVVLFFSAPTGFIMGIHANGGGLAIFFFITLSVLWWAFTLRAVMAARQQQFREHRFMMIRSYALTLSAITLRLWKWILVQFFHPSPMDVYVIVAGLGWIPNWLVAEYIIYKIKSK from the coding sequence TTGCAGCTAACAAAAAAGCATAAGACAACTGCGCAGTTCCTTGCCTTGGCATTGCTGGGATTTTTTAGTTTTTTAATGCTGGAGATCACACTGCGGTACATTCCGGCCAGCACTAGGGCCTCCTTTCTGCAGATCAAACAGACGGAAGTGGAAAACCTCTGGTATTATTTACCGGTATTTTATACGCATGTTTACACTTCAATGTTCTGTCTGGTAGCAGGGTTTACCCAGTTCAGCCGGTACCTGCTGCGGGAGCACAGGAGCGTGCACCGGATAACCGGATATGTTTATGTGCTGGTGGTACTGTTTTTTTCCGCGCCCACGGGTTTTATAATGGGGATACATGCTAATGGCGGCGGGCTGGCCATCTTCTTTTTCATAACATTATCAGTACTGTGGTGGGCATTTACGTTGCGGGCTGTGATGGCGGCGCGGCAGCAACAGTTTCGGGAGCACCGTTTTATGATGATCCGCAGCTATGCACTCACCCTTTCTGCTATTACCCTGCGCCTCTGGAAATGGATACTGGTACAGTTTTTCCATCCTTCACCAATGGATGTGTATGTGATCGTGGCTGGTCTGGGCTGGATCCCCAACTGGCT